The following are encoded in a window of Deltaproteobacteria bacterium genomic DNA:
- the coaBC gene encoding bifunctional phosphopantothenoylcysteine decarboxylase/phosphopantothenate--cysteine ligase CoaBC: MKLEGKNILVGVTGGIAAYKAVELVRLLTKRKAAVNVVMTENAEKFVTRLTFQTISGNPVIPDTFDLAYGAEIKHISIPGDTDLAVIAPATADFIGKAAGGIADDLLTTMMLAITKPVLIAPSMNVHMYENGIVQDNIKKLKRYGFYFIEPDSGWLACGYEGKGRLAEPEDIVEEIESILSKKDIKGKKLIVTAGPTREYMDPVRFISNPSSGKMGYAIARAARLRGAEVTLISGRVAVKPPYGVKFIETESAKQMLEHVSKLFNESDGIIMSAAVSDYTPVTVEQHKIKKMHDSLEIKLYRTVDILESIAKDKGKKVIIGFAAETDDLEKYARQKMKSKRMDMIVANDVAAKGSGFGVDTNRATLIYKDDSAEELPLMSKAELADVILDRMIGMF; the protein is encoded by the coding sequence ATGAAACTTGAAGGCAAAAACATACTTGTCGGAGTAACAGGCGGTATTGCTGCATATAAAGCGGTAGAGCTTGTCAGACTGCTGACGAAACGAAAAGCCGCTGTCAACGTGGTAATGACGGAAAATGCGGAGAAGTTTGTTACAAGATTGACATTCCAGACAATCTCCGGGAATCCCGTTATTCCGGATACCTTTGATCTCGCATACGGTGCCGAGATAAAACACATCTCAATACCAGGCGATACGGATCTCGCTGTCATAGCACCTGCTACCGCAGATTTTATCGGCAAAGCCGCCGGCGGCATTGCGGATGATCTTCTGACCACCATGATGCTTGCGATTACAAAACCCGTACTCATAGCACCGTCAATGAATGTTCACATGTACGAGAATGGCATAGTTCAGGACAACATAAAAAAACTAAAACGGTACGGCTTTTATTTTATAGAGCCCGATTCGGGCTGGCTTGCATGCGGATACGAGGGTAAAGGAAGGCTTGCAGAGCCAGAGGATATCGTAGAAGAGATCGAATCTATTTTAAGTAAAAAGGACATCAAAGGAAAAAAACTCATCGTTACCGCAGGGCCTACGCGTGAGTATATGGATCCCGTAAGGTTTATATCGAACCCGTCATCAGGCAAAATGGGCTATGCGATAGCAAGGGCAGCAAGACTTAGAGGTGCTGAGGTAACGTTAATCTCGGGCAGGGTAGCAGTAAAACCGCCTTACGGAGTAAAGTTCATAGAAACGGAATCGGCAAAACAGATGCTCGAACATGTAAGCAAATTATTCAACGAGTCGGATGGAATAATAATGTCTGCCGCCGTTTCTGATTATACCCCGGTTACGGTAGAGCAGCACAAGATCAAAAAGATGCATGACTCTCTTGAAATAAAACTCTACCGCACCGTTGACATACTTGAATCCATAGCAAAAGATAAAGGTAAAAAAGTGATCATCGGCTTTGCTGCCGAGACGGATGATCTGGAGAAATACGCAAGGCAGAAGATGAAAAGTAAACGGATGGACATGATCGTTGCAAACGATGTTGCGGCTAAAGGCAGCGGGTTCGGCGTTGATACGAACAGAGCCACGCTAATATACAAAGATGACAGTGCGGAAGAACTGCCATTGATGTCAAAGGCGGAACTTGCAGACGTGATCCTCGATAGAATGATCGGTATGTTTTAA
- the galT gene encoding galactose-1-phosphate uridylyltransferase, producing the protein MPELRKDPIVGRWIIISTERSKRPSDFSVPEPKKPENGFCPFDYNNESNTPPEILAIRRNGSQPNKSGWSLRVVANKFPALRIEGELNREGDGMYDKINGIGAHEVIIEVPDHNKEMAMFSAGEMKDVLWTYRERIRDLKRDNRFKYVLIFKNHGEAAGASLEHTHSQLIALPIIPIAVEEELNGAKDYYEYKERCIFCDMIRQEIVDKSRLVTQNPDFISFAPYASRFPFETWILPRKHLSHFENISNDAIESLSNIFLEVIMKLDKALSHPPFNFMLHTSPLTTDELDHYHWHFEIIPILTKVAGFEWGTGFFINPTQPEDAARYLRELA; encoded by the coding sequence ATGCCTGAGTTAAGAAAAGATCCGATCGTCGGCAGATGGATTATAATATCAACCGAAAGATCAAAAAGACCTTCTGATTTTAGTGTGCCTGAGCCTAAAAAGCCTGAAAACGGGTTTTGTCCTTTTGATTATAACAATGAGAGCAATACCCCGCCCGAGATCCTTGCGATAAGAAGGAACGGCTCGCAGCCAAACAAATCCGGCTGGTCTCTGAGAGTGGTAGCCAATAAATTCCCCGCCCTGAGAATAGAGGGCGAACTCAACAGAGAGGGTGACGGCATGTATGACAAAATAAACGGTATCGGTGCGCACGAGGTTATAATCGAAGTACCCGACCACAATAAAGAAATGGCAATGTTTTCAGCCGGTGAGATGAAGGACGTATTATGGACGTACAGGGAACGCATAAGGGATCTCAAACGGGACAATAGATTCAAGTATGTGCTTATATTCAAAAATCACGGTGAAGCCGCGGGCGCATCACTCGAGCACACACATTCACAGCTTATAGCACTGCCGATAATCCCGATAGCGGTTGAGGAGGAATTGAACGGCGCAAAAGATTATTATGAGTACAAGGAAAGGTGCATATTCTGCGATATGATTAGGCAGGAGATAGTAGATAAAAGCAGGCTCGTAACCCAGAATCCGGATTTCATTTCATTTGCACCTTACGCATCAAGATTTCCATTCGAAACATGGATACTGCCGAGAAAGCATCTCTCCCATTTTGAAAACATATCTAACGATGCGATTGAAAGCCTTTCCAATATCTTTCTTGAAGTGATCATGAAACTCGACAAGGCCCTTAGCCATCCGCCTTTCAACTTCATGCTGCACACATCACCGCTTACCACCGATGAGCTTGATCATTACCACTGGCACTTTGAGATCATTCCAATCTTAACAAAGGTTGCAGGTTTTGAATGGGGAACGGGTTTCTTTATAAACCCCACTCAACCCGAGGATGCTGCCAGATACTTAAGAGAGTTAGCATGA
- the rpsT gene encoding 30S ribosomal protein S20 — translation MAQTGKTRKPPKRSKSVLKRQRQNIKKRARNGSYISAMRTEVKKFNSLIENKDIDKAKAFLSEVVSTIARLGAKGVLRKQTASRRISRIYKSLNNLTNVKAR, via the coding sequence ATGGCACAAACTGGCAAAACAAGAAAACCGCCTAAGCGATCAAAATCGGTTTTGAAAAGGCAAAGACAGAATATAAAAAAGAGGGCCCGGAACGGCTCGTACATATCGGCAATGAGAACAGAGGTTAAAAAGTTTAACAGCTTAATTGAAAATAAAGATATTGATAAAGCAAAAGCATTTTTAAGTGAAGTTGTTTCCACAATAGCAAGGCTCGGGGCAAAAGGTGTACTGAGAAAGCAGACCGCGAGTAGACGCATATCAAGGATATACAAAAGCCTTAATAATCTTACAAACGTAAAAGCCCGGTGA
- the glgA gene encoding glycogen synthase GlgA — protein sequence MIIAHIASEVFPFSKTGGLSDVAGALPASLANIGHEVIVISPLYKSTAENFKPKKHAIEFTVDINGTDTRADIYYIDMKQGVKAYFIKNDEMFFRDGLYLDKSGIDYKDNSKRFIFFSRSSLELIKRLGYHPDIIHSHDWQSGLVPAYMKTLYRDMLGGAVSIFTIHNIGYQGLFWYFDMPLLGIDNKYFTSEYLEYYGNISFLKAGIVFSDAVTTVSPTYGKEILTSKYGYGMEGILKTRKNDLFGILNGVDYEQWNPKNDRYVPNKYDFNNIEFKADNKNFLNRLFNLDAADAPIIGMITRLDRQKGIELILEAIGGIISMGIKFVLLGSGNKIYEDKLRELANKYKGRCGIKIGFDNAIAHLIEAGCDMYLMPSLYEPCGLNQMYSLKYGTIPIVRATGGLNDTIEEYDPLKETGNGFKFGSNSSENMLTEIKKAVAVYNDRTRWQRLIKQCMLYDFSWDKSAGYYELLYKTYLNISYLHGNRNSIT from the coding sequence ATGATCATAGCACACATAGCATCCGAAGTTTTTCCATTCTCAAAAACGGGCGGTCTCTCTGACGTCGCTGGTGCTCTGCCCGCCTCACTTGCAAACATCGGTCATGAGGTCATAGTGATCTCCCCACTCTACAAATCGACAGCTGAAAATTTTAAACCAAAGAAACACGCCATTGAGTTTACGGTTGATATTAACGGCACGGATACGCGTGCGGACATCTATTACATAGACATGAAGCAAGGGGTAAAAGCTTATTTCATAAAAAACGATGAGATGTTCTTTAGAGACGGCCTTTATCTTGATAAGAGCGGCATTGATTATAAAGATAACTCGAAAAGATTTATCTTCTTTTCGAGATCTTCACTCGAGCTTATAAAAAGACTCGGATATCATCCGGATATAATCCATAGCCACGATTGGCAGTCCGGCCTCGTACCCGCATACATGAAAACACTCTATAGAGATATGCTCGGAGGCGCTGTGTCCATATTTACCATACATAATATCGGATACCAGGGATTGTTCTGGTATTTTGATATGCCTCTCTTAGGTATTGATAATAAATACTTTACAAGCGAGTACCTTGAATATTATGGAAACATAAGCTTTCTGAAAGCCGGCATCGTTTTTTCCGATGCCGTAACAACCGTAAGCCCTACCTACGGTAAAGAGATACTAACATCCAAATATGGTTATGGAATGGAGGGCATACTAAAAACGAGGAAGAACGACCTCTTCGGCATACTGAATGGCGTTGATTATGAACAATGGAATCCAAAAAATGACAGATACGTACCCAACAAGTATGATTTTAACAACATCGAGTTTAAAGCCGATAATAAAAATTTTCTGAATAGATTATTCAACCTTGACGCTGCCGACGCCCCCATCATAGGGATGATAACAAGGCTTGACAGGCAAAAGGGCATAGAACTGATCTTGGAGGCGATTGGCGGAATCATATCAATGGGTATAAAATTCGTTTTACTCGGCTCTGGAAACAAGATTTACGAAGATAAGCTGAGGGAGCTTGCAAACAAATATAAGGGCAGATGCGGTATAAAGATCGGCTTTGATAACGCAATTGCACACCTCATTGAGGCGGGTTGTGATATGTATCTCATGCCGTCTCTTTATGAACCGTGCGGTTTGAATCAGATGTACAGCCTTAAATACGGGACAATACCAATCGTCAGGGCAACGGGCGGCTTAAATGATACAATAGAAGAGTATGATCCATTAAAGGAAACAGGCAATGGCTTTAAATTCGGTTCCAACTCTTCAGAAAACATGCTGACTGAGATAAAGAAGGCTGTTGCCGTGTACAATGACAGAACGAGATGGCAGCGGCTTATAAAACAATGCATGCTGTATGATTTTTCATGGGACAAAAGCGCAGGTTACTATGAGTTATTGTATAAAACCTACTTAAACATATCTTACTTACACGGCAACCGCAATTCAATAACATAA
- a CDS encoding 4Fe-4S binding protein, with protein sequence MLKRDKSNVRVYVQLFFIFLSLWIGIDFVLFVNQLQNGVIPTIHRPAGVEGFLPISALISLKFFLFTGVINHIHPAGFFILIAVLLISIFLKKGFCSWICPIGMLSEWLHKFGYKIFKRNFILPKWVDIPLRSLKYLLMAFFLISISTMSVSEIHNFIHSNYNKSADIKMFLFFANISELSAMVIGMLLLLSIFFENFWCRYLCPYGAMLGLMGSISPFKIRRNPDTCIDCGKCNAACPSLLPVDKLSTVYSPECTSCYSCVEICPVKDTLKFSLTSKSKGLTQRQYALIMLLIYFGIVGTAMLAGLWQNSISGHEYLRLFVGTNSTTH encoded by the coding sequence ATGCTTAAAAGAGATAAATCCAATGTCAGGGTTTACGTTCAATTATTTTTCATCTTTTTAAGTCTGTGGATCGGCATTGATTTTGTTTTATTTGTAAATCAGCTTCAAAACGGCGTAATTCCTACGATCCATAGGCCTGCCGGGGTAGAAGGCTTCCTGCCAATCAGTGCATTGATCAGCTTAAAGTTTTTCTTGTTTACGGGTGTTATCAATCATATACATCCCGCAGGATTTTTTATACTTATAGCCGTCTTATTGATTTCAATTTTTTTAAAGAAGGGATTCTGCAGCTGGATATGCCCGATCGGTATGTTATCCGAGTGGCTGCACAAGTTTGGATATAAGATTTTCAAAAGAAACTTTATATTACCAAAATGGGTTGATATCCCGCTCCGGTCTCTAAAATATCTGCTAATGGCATTCTTTCTTATAAGTATTTCAACAATGTCTGTATCGGAGATACACAACTTTATTCACTCGAATTACAACAAGTCAGCAGACATAAAGATGTTCCTGTTTTTTGCGAACATCTCAGAGCTTTCTGCGATGGTTATCGGGATGCTGCTTCTTTTATCCATCTTCTTTGAAAATTTCTGGTGCAGGTACCTATGCCCCTACGGTGCGATGCTCGGGCTGATGGGATCGATCAGCCCGTTCAAGATCAGAAGAAATCCAGATACATGCATTGATTGCGGGAAGTGTAATGCGGCATGCCCTTCTTTATTACCGGTTGATAAGCTTAGCACGGTCTATTCACCAGAGTGTACGTCATGCTATTCCTGTGTAGAGATCTGTCCTGTAAAGGATACATTAAAATTTTCCTTAACATCAAAATCCAAAGGCTTAACACAACGCCAATACGCATTGATTATGCTTCTTATTTATTTTGGCATTGTTGGTACAGCCATGCTCGCCGGCCTATGGCAGAATTCGATATCAGGGCATGAGTATCTGAGGCTTTTCGTCGGCACAAACTCAACAACTCACTGA
- a CDS encoding glycoside hydrolase family 57 protein, with product MDDLFVSFIWHMHQPMYRDPFTGKYTLPWVRLHACKAYYDMASVLQQYPGIKVNINLVPSLVEQLIDYTSNNAADTFYEYSIKPAGELSYEDKAFILRYFFMSNWETMVKPYQRYYDLLLKRGKKIDPNSMDSLISIFNKQDFLDLQVWFNLSWFGFTALAQYPDIVKLKQKRRDFTEQDKKFVLDTQMDITKKILPLYKELSTSGQIEITTSPFYHAIMPLVYDTDIARRVMPKAALPKRATYPEDVLAQLKLGRQFLTDKLGVAPKGLWPSEESVAPEIIPLVKEAGFEWMVTDEDILFASTGTERKGEFLYKPYNAIFHNSNMTVIFRDKLISNFIGFDCAKYTNKNDAVEYIVKNLLDIKSYLNTKRMDGLVTIALDGENAWEYFINSGRNFLNGMYSRLSKTQGLKTTTVSGYLESHKPDSSIINLYSGSWIDKNFYIWIGQEEKNLAWDYLSSTREYLKAHISELTPEQAANALKHIYIAEGSDWFWWYGDTFYTENEEEFDKLFRKNLKKVLEIMKKPVLDFLHTPVIAISETSPKTQPLGFITPILDGISTNYYEWESGGVCYYTAAGSMHNPNPYIHKICYGFDLNNLYVRIDHSMDKIRSEDTDLYFAINIFDHSFEYRITIPIKKMLGTAPYYELYYAKDQTNFELVKKSNDIAIEKIIELKIPFADINANTDMKLNIIISARSGDVELEKYPSTGLITITVPDKDYKNKMWSV from the coding sequence ATGGATGATCTGTTTGTTTCTTTCATCTGGCACATGCACCAGCCCATGTACAGGGATCCCTTTACGGGGAAATACACACTCCCCTGGGTCCGGCTGCATGCATGTAAAGCCTACTATGATATGGCAAGCGTATTGCAGCAATACCCCGGCATAAAGGTAAACATAAACCTTGTTCCATCCCTGGTTGAACAATTAATAGATTATACCTCGAACAATGCCGCAGACACATTTTACGAATACTCTATCAAGCCGGCGGGCGAGCTCTCCTATGAAGATAAGGCTTTTATACTGCGATATTTTTTCATGTCCAACTGGGAGACGATGGTAAAGCCGTATCAGAGGTATTATGATCTGCTCTTAAAAAGGGGCAAAAAGATTGATCCGAACAGCATGGACAGCTTGATCAGCATATTTAATAAACAGGATTTTCTCGACCTTCAGGTATGGTTCAATCTTTCATGGTTTGGGTTTACCGCATTGGCTCAATACCCGGACATCGTAAAACTAAAACAGAAAAGGAGGGATTTTACAGAACAGGATAAAAAATTTGTTCTCGATACACAGATGGACATAACAAAAAAGATCCTGCCCCTATATAAAGAGCTGAGCACGTCCGGGCAGATAGAGATAACAACAAGCCCGTTTTATCACGCCATAATGCCGCTTGTTTATGATACCGACATAGCACGCAGGGTCATGCCAAAGGCAGCACTGCCAAAAAGGGCGACCTATCCTGAAGATGTGCTGGCACAGCTTAAACTCGGCAGGCAATTTTTAACAGATAAGCTCGGAGTAGCCCCAAAGGGCCTCTGGCCGTCCGAAGAATCGGTCGCACCCGAGATCATCCCACTCGTTAAGGAAGCGGGCTTTGAATGGATGGTTACGGACGAGGACATATTGTTTGCCTCAACAGGCACCGAACGTAAAGGGGAATTCCTTTATAAACCTTACAACGCCATATTCCATAACAGTAATATGACGGTCATTTTCAGGGATAAACTCATATCCAACTTTATAGGTTTCGATTGTGCAAAATATACGAATAAAAATGATGCGGTAGAATATATTGTTAAAAATCTCCTGGACATAAAGTCGTATCTTAACACAAAAAGAATGGACGGACTCGTTACCATAGCACTTGATGGAGAGAATGCGTGGGAATATTTTATAAATAGCGGAAGAAACTTTTTGAATGGCATGTATTCAAGGTTGAGCAAAACACAGGGGCTTAAAACGACAACAGTCTCGGGCTATCTCGAGAGCCATAAGCCCGACTCATCCATAATAAACCTGTACTCGGGTTCATGGATAGACAAGAACTTTTATATATGGATTGGACAGGAAGAGAAAAACCTTGCCTGGGATTATCTCAGCTCGACGAGGGAATACCTTAAGGCTCATATCTCGGAGCTAACACCCGAACAGGCTGCCAATGCCCTTAAGCACATTTATATAGCAGAGGGGAGTGATTGGTTCTGGTGGTACGGGGATACGTTCTACACCGAGAATGAAGAAGAGTTTGACAAACTATTCAGGAAAAATTTAAAAAAGGTGCTTGAAATCATGAAAAAGCCTGTTCTCGATTTTCTTCATACACCTGTAATAGCCATCTCTGAAACGAGTCCAAAAACTCAACCGCTTGGTTTTATAACGCCCATTCTTGACGGGATTTCTACCAATTATTATGAATGGGAAAGCGGGGGTGTGTGTTATTATACGGCAGCGGGATCCATGCATAATCCCAATCCATATATTCATAAAATATGCTACGGCTTTGATCTAAATAACCTCTACGTACGCATCGATCACAGTATGGATAAAATTAGATCGGAAGATACCGATCTATATTTTGCCATAAACATTTTCGATCATAGCTTTGAATACAGAATAACGATACCGATCAAAAAGATGCTTGGTACGGCACCATATTATGAACTTTACTACGCAAAGGATCAAACAAACTTTGAGCTCGTTAAGAAAAGCAATGATATAGCAATCGAAAAAATCATCGAATTAAAGATCCCCTTCGCGGATATTAATGCAAACACGGATATGAAATTAAACATCATTATAAGCGCAAGGTCGGGGGATGTAGAGCTTGAGAAATATCCTTCTACTGGGCTGATAACGATCACCGTCCCTGATAAAGACTACAAAAATAAGATGTGGAGCGTATGA
- a CDS encoding DUF1926 domain-containing protein → MNNLNFHIGLHYHQPVGNFDGVFREAFERSYKPFIKTISKHPAIKFALHVSGPIWDWIIKKEPSFMEDIEKLISTEQVELMSGGYYEPILSVLTDDDANGQIEMMNGFIRTTFKQNPMGIWLAERVWDPSLPKLIANTGLIYTILDDTHFYYAGISEKDIHGYYITERSGHAIDIFPIQKDLRYAIPFKQPDEVIDILKGYMDKGIDSVTYADDGEKFGLWPGTFKWVYAEKWLEKFFVKLEENSGWLNITTFGSYISSKPPAGRAYIPSSSYEELLEWALPVDTSAQFRALKSFLQNSPFKDTYKPFIRGSFWDNFLAKYPESNWMHKRMLYMSKSLSDLESKKGIALDDAKRELYKSQSNCVYWHGLFGGIYLNYLRHAVFEHLLRVESILDAHRPLPEATAFLENDIDLDGKKEIVLKNKHISLYINPSRGGSAVEIDLREYNFNITNVMTRRKEAYHDIIPDGHYDSSDSPVSIHNLINAKEGGLRAHLFYDWHPRYSFVEHFLQQDVLDVQRLYMNRYTDLGDFTLEPYRFIKYEGNTVFLSKEGHININSELLSFRLEKSYSLFDRRLETGYRLTNNSDKPIDVFFIVELNLSLLGTDARRSIVIKSGAKEETNKMNEFVVADGINEFDLIDRWQGFEVSIIPSLPARFYMYPIETISSSESGFEKIYQGTCFMLVFKLKLESGMSSGITVPINLHSILPQTEGHDE, encoded by the coding sequence ATGAATAATCTTAACTTTCATATAGGACTCCACTATCATCAGCCTGTTGGGAATTTTGACGGTGTTTTCAGGGAGGCGTTCGAGAGAAGTTATAAACCTTTTATCAAAACGATCTCAAAACATCCTGCAATAAAATTTGCGCTGCATGTATCGGGTCCGATCTGGGATTGGATAATAAAGAAAGAGCCGTCCTTTATGGAGGATATAGAAAAACTAATATCGACTGAGCAGGTGGAGCTTATGTCCGGCGGCTATTACGAACCTATCCTTTCGGTTTTAACTGATGATGACGCTAACGGACAAATAGAAATGATGAACGGGTTCATAAGGACAACATTCAAACAAAATCCCATGGGAATATGGCTTGCAGAAAGGGTATGGGACCCCTCACTTCCGAAGCTGATTGCAAATACCGGATTGATATATACGATTCTCGATGATACTCATTTTTATTATGCTGGTATCAGTGAAAAGGATATACACGGTTACTATATAACGGAACGCTCCGGACATGCCATCGATATATTCCCCATACAGAAGGATTTAAGATATGCAATCCCTTTTAAACAACCCGACGAGGTAATAGACATACTAAAGGGTTACATGGATAAGGGCATTGATTCCGTCACCTACGCCGATGACGGCGAAAAATTCGGACTCTGGCCCGGTACATTCAAGTGGGTTTATGCGGAAAAATGGCTTGAAAAATTTTTCGTAAAGCTCGAGGAGAATTCGGGCTGGCTTAACATAACGACCTTCGGCAGTTATATCTCATCAAAACCACCCGCGGGGAGGGCATACATACCTTCTTCGTCTTACGAAGAACTGCTTGAATGGGCATTACCGGTGGACACATCCGCACAGTTCAGGGCTTTAAAATCGTTCCTCCAGAATTCACCATTCAAAGACACGTATAAACCGTTTATACGGGGCAGCTTCTGGGATAATTTCCTCGCAAAGTATCCCGAGAGTAACTGGATGCATAAACGCATGCTTTATATGAGCAAATCGTTATCAGACTTAGAATCAAAAAAAGGGATAGCTCTCGATGATGCGAAAAGAGAACTTTATAAATCGCAGAGCAACTGTGTTTACTGGCACGGATTGTTCGGAGGAATTTATCTGAATTACTTAAGACATGCAGTATTCGAGCACCTTCTTAGGGTTGAGTCTATTCTTGATGCACACAGGCCGCTGCCCGAGGCAACGGCTTTTTTAGAAAACGATATCGATCTTGACGGTAAAAAAGAGATCGTATTGAAGAATAAACATATCTCGCTTTACATAAACCCGTCAAGAGGCGGCTCTGCTGTGGAGATAGATCTGAGAGAATACAACTTTAATATCACAAATGTTATGACACGCCGGAAAGAGGCTTATCATGATATCATACCGGATGGACATTACGATTCATCGGATTCGCCAGTAAGCATACACAATCTTATCAATGCAAAGGAGGGCGGATTAAGGGCACATCTGTTTTATGATTGGCATCCAAGATATTCTTTTGTAGAACATTTCCTGCAGCAAGATGTCCTTGACGTACAAAGGCTTTATATGAACCGGTACACGGACCTCGGAGATTTCACACTTGAACCGTATCGATTCATAAAGTACGAAGGCAATACCGTTTTTCTAAGCAAAGAAGGACACATAAATATAAACAGCGAATTATTGAGTTTTAGACTTGAAAAGAGTTACAGCCTCTTTGATAGGAGGCTTGAAACGGGCTACAGGCTCACAAACAACTCCGATAAACCGATAGACGTGTTTTTCATTGTGGAGCTTAACTTAAGCCTGCTCGGAACAGATGCCCGGCGCTCGATAGTGATAAAAAGCGGGGCCAAAGAGGAAACAAATAAAATGAACGAATTCGTTGTTGCGGATGGTATAAATGAATTTGACCTTATCGATAGATGGCAGGGTTTTGAAGTATCGATAATACCATCTCTACCTGCACGGTTTTATATGTATCCGATAGAGACAATTTCTTCTTCCGAATCCGGGTTTGAAAAGATATACCAGGGCACATGCTTTATGCTTGTTTTTAAACTTAAGCTTGAATCGGGTATGAGTAGTGGTATAACGGTACCCATTAACCTTCACAGTATATTACCTCAAACCGAAGGACATGATGAATAG
- the glgC gene encoding glucose-1-phosphate adenylyltransferase, which yields MLTEKILVMIMSGGEGKRLYPLTKDRAKPAVPFGGRYRIIDFVLSNFINSGLYKLKLLTQYKSESLNSHIVRAWHLSTSIGHYIDLVPAQMRTGKDWYKGTADAVYQNLNLIHDENPDLVCVFAGDHIYKMDVRLMLNFHIRKRSHITVSAIPMPVKEASSYGVIEVDKDSKIKSFEEKPEHPKSIPNKKDLVFCSMGIYVFNTDVLLKLLEDDAKKDTNHDFGKDILPSAINEYNAFAYNFSKNIIPGESRITTEYWRDVGEIDSYWQANMDLISVTPKLNLYNYGWPIRTFYPPYPPAKFVFADEDTKRIGIATDSMVAEGCIISGGQINRTILFPRVKINSYSTVEDSVIFDRVDVGRYARIRRAIIDKDVKIMPNATIGYDLEKDKKRFTISEKGIVVVPKGAVVD from the coding sequence ATGCTCACTGAAAAGATACTCGTCATGATCATGTCAGGCGGTGAGGGAAAGAGATTGTACCCTCTTACAAAAGACAGGGCAAAACCCGCTGTGCCTTTTGGAGGCAGGTATAGAATAATAGATTTCGTTCTCAGTAATTTTATCAACTCCGGTTTATACAAATTGAAACTTCTCACACAGTATAAATCGGAGTCTCTTAATTCCCATATAGTCAGGGCATGGCATTTATCTACATCGATAGGACATTACATAGATCTCGTGCCGGCACAGATGCGCACAGGGAAAGACTGGTATAAAGGGACCGCGGATGCCGTTTACCAGAATCTGAATCTAATCCATGATGAGAACCCCGATCTGGTCTGCGTTTTTGCAGGCGATCACATTTACAAGATGGATGTAAGGCTTATGTTGAACTTTCACATAAGGAAACGTTCCCACATCACCGTCAGCGCCATACCCATGCCTGTTAAAGAGGCGAGCTCTTACGGCGTGATTGAGGTGGATAAAGACAGTAAGATAAAATCTTTTGAGGAGAAGCCCGAGCATCCGAAATCAATACCAAATAAAAAGGACCTGGTTTTTTGTTCCATGGGTATCTACGTATTTAACACAGATGTCCTGTTAAAACTACTTGAAGACGATGCAAAAAAAGATACGAACCATGATTTCGGCAAAGACATTTTACCGTCCGCCATAAACGAGTATAATGCTTTTGCTTATAACTTTTCGAAAAACATAATCCCGGGAGAGAGCAGAATAACTACGGAATACTGGAGAGATGTGGGGGAGATAGACTCATACTGGCAGGCGAACATGGACCTTATTTCGGTCACGCCTAAACTCAATTTATACAACTACGGATGGCCCATACGAACATTTTATCCTCCTTATCCGCCGGCAAAGTTTGTTTTTGCGGACGAGGATACAAAGAGGATCGGTATTGCTACAGACTCAATGGTGGCGGAGGGCTGTATCATAAGCGGCGGCCAGATAAATAGAACCATTTTATTCCCGAGAGTAAAGATCAATTCTTATTCTACAGTGGAAGACTCGGTCATATTCGATAGGGTTGATGTGGGGCGGTATGCAAGAATAAGAAGGGCTATTATAGACAAAGATGTGAAGATCATGCCCAATGCAACAATCGGATATGATCTCGAAAAGGATAAAAAAAGATTTACGATATCTGAAAAGGGTATCGTTGTTGTCCCAAAGGGAGCTGTCGTAGACTAA